The proteins below are encoded in one region of Funiculus sociatus GB2-C1:
- a CDS encoding cation-translocating P-type ATPase has protein sequence MTPSIPSNSNPDQARPWHTLEVEKTLELLSSDAESGLTTVEAQERLQQYGPNELQETAGRSSWEILLDQFKNIMLLMLILVALISGILDLVDLRGGKLAAGEIPFKDTIAILLIVILNGILGYLQESRAEKALAALKKLSSPKVRIIRDGRQVEVEGKTLVPGDIMLVEAGVQISADGRLIEEANLQIRESALTGEAHAVNKQASVHLSDETSLGDRINLVFQGTEVVQGRGKVIVTGTGMKTELGKIADMLQSVESEDTPLQQRMTQLGNVLVSGSLILVAIVIVGGMIQSRFSSGRWDWGVLQELVEVSLSMAVAVVPEGLPAVITVTLALGTQRMVRRHALIRKLPAVETLGSVTTICSDKTGTLTQNKMVVQRVETGSQSFRVAGEGYIPTGEFYLGDQQVAVEQYPDLQTLMLGCVLCNDAMLQHEKDQWTILGDPTEGALIVLAGKGGVDKEPVLRQMPRVREFPFSSERKRMSVICRAGDKGQANFQSPYLMFTKGSPELILERCTHIQIGDEKEPLRDEQRTQILEQNNQMASVGLRVLGFSYKPMDNVPPEGAEETEEQKLVWLGLVGMLDAPRPEVRDAVAKCKQAGIRAMMITGDHQLTAQAIAQDLGIAQVGDRVLTGQQLQKFSPEELDQQVDDVNIYARVAPEHKLRIVQSLQRRGRFVAMTGDGVNDAPALKQADIGIAMGITGTDVSKEASDMVLLDDNFATIVAATEEGRTVYSNIRRFIKYILGSNIGEVLTIAAAPLLGLGGVPLSPLQILWMNLVTDGLPALALAVEPAEPDVMRRPPMNPRESIFARGLGSYMIRIGIIFAIISIALMVVAYRYFPDNWKTMVFTTLCLAQMGHALAVRSNTRLTIELNPFSNPYLLWAVSVTTALQLMLLYVPFLQNFFGTTPLSLQELGICLGFSSLMFVWVELEKLFIRWYKSRQ, from the coding sequence GTGACTCCATCTATCCCTTCAAATTCAAATCCCGACCAGGCAAGACCCTGGCACACCTTAGAAGTTGAAAAAACGCTGGAACTGCTCTCTAGCGACGCAGAATCTGGTCTAACCACCGTGGAAGCTCAAGAACGGTTGCAGCAGTACGGCCCCAATGAGCTACAGGAAACTGCCGGGAGGAGTTCCTGGGAAATCTTGCTCGATCAGTTCAAAAACATCATGTTGTTGATGCTGATCCTAGTGGCGCTGATTTCTGGGATTTTAGACCTGGTGGATTTACGAGGCGGAAAGTTAGCCGCAGGCGAAATCCCCTTCAAAGATACAATTGCCATTTTGTTGATTGTAATTCTCAACGGCATATTGGGCTATCTTCAGGAAAGCCGTGCCGAGAAAGCTCTAGCAGCCTTGAAGAAGCTGTCTTCCCCAAAAGTGCGAATCATTCGCGACGGCAGACAAGTGGAAGTCGAAGGCAAGACGCTGGTGCCGGGGGACATTATGCTAGTGGAAGCTGGGGTGCAGATTTCCGCAGACGGGCGGCTGATTGAAGAGGCAAATCTGCAAATACGGGAATCAGCGCTCACTGGCGAAGCTCACGCGGTGAACAAACAAGCATCAGTGCATTTGAGCGATGAAACATCTTTAGGCGATCGCATTAACTTAGTCTTTCAGGGAACCGAAGTTGTCCAGGGACGAGGCAAAGTAATTGTCACTGGAACCGGAATGAAGACGGAACTCGGCAAAATTGCCGATATGTTGCAATCCGTCGAAAGCGAAGACACTCCCTTACAACAACGGATGACCCAGTTGGGTAACGTGCTGGTGAGTGGTTCTCTGATCTTGGTTGCCATAGTGATCGTAGGCGGCATGATCCAAAGCCGCTTCAGCTCAGGACGTTGGGATTGGGGTGTCTTGCAAGAACTCGTAGAAGTTTCCCTGTCGATGGCTGTGGCTGTGGTTCCAGAAGGCTTGCCAGCTGTAATCACCGTAACTTTGGCACTGGGAACGCAGCGGATGGTGCGTCGTCACGCCCTAATTCGCAAACTCCCAGCAGTAGAAACTCTGGGTTCAGTCACGACTATTTGCTCAGATAAAACTGGCACCCTCACCCAAAATAAAATGGTCGTGCAACGGGTAGAAACTGGTTCCCAAAGTTTCCGCGTTGCTGGCGAAGGTTATATCCCCACCGGGGAATTTTATCTAGGCGATCAACAGGTAGCAGTAGAACAGTATCCGGATCTGCAAACCTTGATGCTTGGCTGCGTGCTTTGTAATGATGCCATGTTACAGCACGAGAAAGACCAATGGACGATTCTGGGCGACCCCACCGAAGGGGCGCTGATTGTCCTCGCCGGAAAGGGAGGTGTAGATAAAGAACCTGTCTTGCGGCAGATGCCCCGCGTCAGAGAGTTTCCCTTCTCCTCCGAACGCAAGCGGATGAGTGTAATTTGCCGAGCAGGAGACAAAGGACAGGCGAACTTCCAGTCACCTTACTTAATGTTTACCAAGGGTTCGCCAGAGTTAATACTGGAGCGTTGTACTCATATTCAGATCGGCGACGAGAAGGAGCCTTTGAGGGATGAGCAACGCACTCAGATTCTGGAGCAAAATAACCAAATGGCATCCGTTGGCTTGCGGGTGCTGGGCTTTTCCTACAAACCTATGGACAACGTTCCTCCGGAAGGAGCAGAAGAAACAGAGGAACAAAAATTAGTATGGCTGGGTTTGGTGGGAATGCTGGATGCTCCCCGCCCAGAAGTACGGGATGCGGTAGCCAAATGCAAACAAGCTGGCATCCGAGCAATGATGATTACTGGCGACCACCAGCTGACAGCGCAAGCGATCGCTCAAGATTTGGGAATAGCACAAGTAGGCGATCGCGTCCTCACAGGTCAACAGCTGCAAAAGTTTAGCCCAGAAGAACTAGATCAACAAGTTGACGACGTTAACATCTACGCCCGCGTTGCCCCAGAACACAAACTACGCATCGTCCAATCCCTCCAGCGTCGCGGCAGATTCGTCGCCATGACTGGCGACGGCGTTAACGATGCCCCAGCCCTCAAACAAGCTGATATTGGCATCGCAATGGGCATCACAGGCACCGATGTCAGTAAAGAAGCAAGCGACATGGTACTACTAGACGACAACTTCGCCACCATAGTCGCCGCTACCGAAGAAGGGCGAACAGTTTATAGCAATATTCGCCGCTTTATCAAATACATTCTGGGCAGTAACATTGGTGAAGTGTTAACCATTGCCGCTGCACCCCTACTGGGCTTGGGAGGCGTTCCCCTCTCGCCATTACAGATTCTCTGGATGAACCTAGTCACCGATGGTTTACCAGCTCTCGCCCTCGCCGTAGAACCCGCAGAACCAGACGTGATGCGCCGTCCTCCCATGAATCCTCGCGAGAGTATTTTTGCACGGGGGCTGGGGTCTTACATGATCCGGATAGGGATTATCTTTGCCATTATCTCCATTGCTTTGATGGTAGTGGCATACCGTTACTTTCCCGATAATTGGAAGACGATGGTGTTTACGACTTTATGTCTTGCTCAGATGGGACACGCTCTAGCAGTTCGTTCCAACACCAGGCTGACAATAGAGTTAAACCCCTTCTCTAACCCTTATTTGCTATGGGCGGTGAGTGTTACCACGGCGTTGCAGCTGATGCTGCTTTACGTCCCATTCCTGCAAAATTTCTTTGGTACGACACCACTATCTCTGCAAGAACTGGGTATTTGCCTGGGATTCAGCTCTTTAATGTTTGTTTGGGTGGAACTGGAAAAGCTGTTTATTCGCTGGTACAAAAGCAGACAATGA
- a CDS encoding lipid kinase translates to MNRRALLLVNRHARRGKEALSQAFSKLKELGFDLQEESTEKPKQLPDIIRRWSDRVDLVIVGGGDGTLNAAVDGIVDTQLPLGILPLGTANDLARTLAIPEALDEACQVIANGTQQRIDLGWVNGKHFFNVASLGLSVQITKQLTKEIKQRWGVLAYAVTAIRVVGRSRPFLAEIRSNGESIKVKTVQIAVGNGQYYGGGMKIAEDAAINDQRLDLYSLEIERAWEIIPLLPAMKQGQQADLPGVRTIQSQEIEVYTNKRRPINTDGEITTYTPAKFRLIPQALSIFVPG, encoded by the coding sequence ATGAATCGGCGAGCATTGTTGCTGGTTAATCGCCACGCACGGCGCGGAAAAGAGGCTTTATCTCAAGCTTTTAGCAAATTGAAAGAACTAGGCTTTGATTTGCAAGAAGAGTCTACAGAAAAGCCCAAACAACTGCCAGACATTATCCGACGATGGAGCGATCGCGTAGATTTAGTGATCGTCGGTGGCGGCGATGGCACCCTGAATGCAGCAGTAGACGGTATAGTTGACACGCAACTCCCCTTGGGTATCTTGCCCTTAGGAACAGCCAACGACCTAGCGAGAACCCTAGCAATTCCTGAAGCTTTAGATGAAGCTTGCCAGGTGATTGCAAATGGGACACAACAACGAATTGACTTAGGCTGGGTCAATGGTAAACACTTCTTTAATGTTGCAAGTTTAGGCTTAAGCGTACAAATTACCAAGCAACTGACCAAAGAAATCAAGCAACGCTGGGGAGTTCTGGCATACGCAGTAACAGCAATCCGAGTAGTGGGGCGATCGCGTCCTTTTTTGGCAGAAATCCGCAGCAATGGGGAATCAATTAAGGTAAAAACAGTTCAAATTGCTGTAGGTAACGGGCAATATTATGGCGGTGGCATGAAAATAGCTGAAGATGCAGCAATCAACGACCAGCGGCTGGATTTGTACAGCTTGGAAATTGAACGCGCATGGGAAATAATCCCCTTGTTACCAGCAATGAAGCAAGGGCAACAGGCAGACTTACCAGGCGTGCGGACTATTCAAAGTCAGGAAATAGAGGTATACACCAATAAGCGTCGCCCAATCAATACCGATGGAGAAATCACCACTTATACGCCAGCAAAATTTCGTCTGATTCCTCAAGCTTTATCGATTTTTGTACCTGGCTAA
- the recF gene encoding DNA replication/repair protein RecF (All proteins in this family for which functions are known are DNA-binding proteins that assist the filamentation of RecA onto DNA for the initiation of recombination or recombinational repair.) — MYLKSLHLRSFRNYRECLVDFDAPKTILVGNNAQGKSNLLEAVELLATLKSHRAVRDRDLVCEGTAEGKIAATLERANGTVDLALTLRTQARRTVSLNSETLRRQLDFLGVLNAVQFSSLDLDLVRGSPEMRRNWVDSILTQLEPVYAHILQQYNQVLRQRNALLKAFRKESESSTHNSTPNTQNSSELALWDAQLVTTGSRVTRRRARVLTRLAPIAQTWHSSISGRSEVLELKYAPNISLEKDDPEAVQQAFLEKIQQRRIAEQHQGTTLVGPHRDEVEFTINQTPARVYGSQGQQRTLVLALKLAELKLIEEVVGEPPLLLLDDVLAELDLNRQNQLLDAIQDRFQTLITTTHLGSFDAQWLDSSQILCVEAGQIKR; from the coding sequence ATGTACCTCAAAAGCCTTCACCTCCGTTCCTTTCGCAACTACCGAGAGTGCTTAGTCGATTTCGACGCACCCAAGACAATTTTGGTGGGGAATAACGCTCAAGGGAAATCTAATCTTCTGGAGGCGGTGGAGTTATTAGCAACATTAAAGAGTCATCGAGCCGTGCGCGATCGCGATCTCGTTTGCGAAGGAACGGCAGAAGGTAAAATTGCCGCTACCCTAGAACGCGCCAATGGCACAGTCGATCTAGCTTTAACCCTACGCACTCAAGCGCGGCGCACCGTATCCCTCAACTCCGAAACCTTACGCCGCCAACTCGACTTTCTCGGCGTACTCAATGCTGTCCAGTTCTCCAGTCTAGACTTGGATCTGGTACGAGGTTCGCCAGAGATGCGTCGCAACTGGGTAGATTCCATTCTGACTCAGCTTGAACCTGTCTACGCTCACATCTTGCAGCAATATAACCAAGTTTTACGGCAACGCAACGCCTTACTCAAGGCTTTCAGAAAAGAGTCCGAATCTTCAACTCACAACTCAACACCTAACACTCAAAACTCTTCAGAACTAGCGTTATGGGATGCCCAATTGGTAACAACTGGTTCCCGCGTCACGCGGCGACGCGCCAGAGTCCTGACGCGATTGGCTCCTATCGCTCAAACTTGGCACTCTAGCATTAGCGGTAGATCAGAGGTGCTGGAATTGAAATATGCTCCCAATATCAGTTTAGAGAAGGACGACCCCGAAGCAGTGCAGCAGGCATTTTTAGAAAAAATCCAGCAGCGTCGCATCGCCGAACAGCACCAAGGTACAACTCTCGTCGGCCCTCACCGAGACGAAGTTGAATTTACCATCAACCAGACACCAGCAAGAGTTTATGGCTCCCAAGGTCAGCAGCGAACGCTAGTATTAGCCCTAAAACTAGCAGAGCTAAAGTTAATTGAAGAAGTCGTTGGTGAACCGCCGCTGTTGCTACTTGATGACGTTTTGGCTGAACTAGACCTAAATCGTCAAAATCAACTCCTAGATGCCATTCAAGACCGCTTTCAGACCCTGATTACTACAACTCACTTAGGTTCCTTTGA